In Cheilinus undulatus linkage group 14, ASM1832078v1, whole genome shotgun sequence, the genomic stretch CTTGAAATCTGTGAACTTGTTGACAGTAGGGAAGTTCAGGAGGTTCAGACAGCTGCTCATGCTCTGTTGAATGCAATTTTTGCATgtgtgcaaaatttaaaaagcctcatttctttctctcctgatgcaaagtttgataaatctatttttttagagGAAGTTTAGAAgcatgagggttttttttttcttactggaTATTATGACTAATGTATTTCCTTTTTAAGACTGAACTTCAATTGTGCTCAGGATGCAGGCAGTagctggttaaaaaaacaagataagaaAATCATGTTGAAATACAGGATATGGACAAGGCATGACAGAAAAGAAGTGCATTATGTAGTATTGAGAggtctatttaaaaaatattaaagcagcCGCTTTTTccttaaagaaacattttgggGTCTGGATTAAAGCATTTAATTTCAAGCCATAATAACTCTATCAGAGTTCAATATCTAAATACAAAAGATAATAAAGGTATGAAAACCTGCAACAAAATCTCCCTTGACTCTCCTTGAAACTTCAGTTTTCCGCCTTTGACTAAATAACACATGACTCTGCTCTTGGCCAACTGCCTGATGTATGTCTACGTTTTTGTCTATCTAACCTTTGAGGTTAAATCAATGTGGGTTGGTATGTGTTGCTCAATATGTCATTGTGAAACTGAATACATCTGAGGCAGTTGAGAAGTAATCAACAAAAAGGAGTCTCCCCCTAAGAAAGGTTTACCCAAAGATGTAGAATGATCCTTGAAATAGAAACTAATTGAAGAGATTCTACCCAAAATTGAATAAGTCATGTAAGGTGTAAGCTgcatttacaatttaaaaaacaactttatctAGGAGGGCACTCACTGCCTTTAATATGGGACTATTTTAATGCACATGTTAAATacctattattattttactacATATTTGACTTGTTATATAttcctttcttttgtttctgctcTACACTGGTTATCTCTTTGCACAACCACTGGTGGTACTCTCATCTGTAACAGTCCTATCAGTAGGTAAATTCTTTTCATTGCTTTGAGCTGTGACCTGACCTGTCTATAGACCCGACTGATAGTGGACCAGCCTTCACTATCTTAACACCCCTATGGAGCAGTAACCATCTAAACCTGCGGTCTTTGATACTAATTGCACATAAATGGCCTCAGTGAGTGTGTTTTGATGCTGTAAGCATTCGGCACATGCTCCACAATCTCCAGGAACTGTAATACATAAATGCTAAATGTAGAAGGAGTTGCTTTGTCATCCATTGGGTGGTATCCATTGTTTAGTATCACTTAACCTTTCCCAAATTTTTCTAGGTACAAAGGAACCACCACTCACTGAATATCACATTATACAAAAAGCAGCCTCCATTCAGTTCTATGGGGTAAATGTGTCTTTAACCATTAGGGCACTTAGCGTTTATTACAGGGGTGCCAGAAATGATTGTAGTAGTTCACTGATAAACAGAGTTTACATTAGGACAGTGGATTAAATGaggttttgtctctttttcctctACCCCTTTGCTCAATGGCCCATATGCTCCTCTTTCACTTTCTCCTGCTCTTGCTTCACGAGCACTGAGCTGTGCtcatcttactactataattggcgGCACGTCTGTCTGTCCACACCGTTActccagttgtccttgataTCTCCAAGAAGACTTCTTGTGTGCACTGCTTCAAACATCACATGCAAGTGGGGATGACCATGTCCAAATAGTGCATCCTTTTTACACACTTTGTTATTTGACAGAGGTTTGACGCTCATCTTATCTGTGCTTGAATTAAAGCATAGTGCGATTAAAAAATGTACCAGGCTGTAAAGTGTGTCCATGTATCCACCATGTGAACTTATAACTGGTTAGTTGCTTGTTAGCAAAGTATGGAAAGAAGGTTCACAATAACTAGCTGAATAGAGGCATCTATGGGTTAATTCTCCCACTGTGCTTGTAAAACTGTAGCAAACTGGGGTATACCGGAGCAAGGATAGTAGAATAGTAATCATCTAAACCTGAGGTCTTTGATATTAACCATAAAAAatctgcagctgcagaaaaatgtgctCTTTGCTCCTTGacagtttcatttttcttcatatgCATCAGTGTTCATGCAGACTCCCTttacccctctctctctgaaaaTGCAGAGGAGCCAGTATATGTTTATCTAAAAACAAATCTACCTCTACTCTCATGACCTGCTTTCTTCTGACACACCCTGCTGTGTTGTTGATGGTCTATATCTACAGAggaatgatttttttgtcttgaatCGAGTTCAAAGCTCCAAGCACATTCACTAACTTCTATGGCTGCATGGGAGGTGTAGAGCTTCGCACAAGAGTGGACAACAGGGattaacagcatgtttaaagCAGTCCGTGCTTTTTCAGTCTGACCTAACAAATGCCTTGGCACGTGTGGGACACGTAAAATAATATCActgctttttaaattctttactCTCTTAATACGTCATGCCCAATTTTTATAACAATCAAATGCAGCATGATGAAGGAGAACAACACTGTCTTAGCATCGTGATGTTTCATATTGAGATGCAAAAGCTTTCACTCAGTAAATCTGTAATAACATGTTTCAGTTCCACACGGTGTTCTGGCTTAGAGCTGGATTAACACCACAGGGGTCCCTGCTGAACCTGCCATGCCTCTCACCCTTTGTGTGTACATCCTGTTTGTTTTGAGTACGCCTTAGGTCAGCTTGAATAGTCTCCTGGTGTGCactgtgtttgtatgtttgtatgctttaacaaaaatatcaatCATGCAAGATATAAACCAAAAAATGAACCAGTTTTAAAACAATGCAGCCTGGTAACTGTTTCTGTCCTTCAGCACAAGAAAAAAAGGTCATAATGAAGATAATTCAAGTCCATACCATGCTGCAGTGCTTTGGTGTACTGAAGGTTAATGTCAATCTATCTGCTACACTGTAGGACTGTCAAGAGATACTAAGATTGAAACATGGCGGTGATACACAAGAGCAACTCAAACAAGAATAATACTTACTTGAGtgatttcctgtttttcatTTCCAAACAAAAGCCGGAGAACTCCCCGTACTGTCAAACTTGCACTTGATATTGGTGATGCTTTGGTACTAAAATGTTACCAATACATTTGTGCAGAGAAGACTCTCTCTTTTAAGTGCAGcagcttttgtttaaaatgattacaGAAGATCTGCAGctattaaagctcctgtgtgtTAATGTAATgatactagggctgtcaaatgttCAAACTATGTTACTGGTGATTAATCCAAGGATTTCTGTAGTCAATTAAACTTAATCCCATGTTTTGCTGCATCTTAGAAGTCCACAATTTTTCATTCAACACTGTTATATTTGGGTTTTTTGTTCTATCTTACATTAAGTCCAATTGATGCCCTTTTTGGATGCcgaacagtttttattttttatgaaataaggAACTAAAGTTGatcaaaattatgacataaactcaaccacagaaaaaggaacttgttatagactaagacaaaggaaaataaaggaacagtaaaaaagggaaatgtttgatatcacaaggtgcagatgactttgacttgtccactcattttttttttttttttaagtgaaatgacaCATTAAGGTGCTGTGGTAGACTtgtttcacatcactgtggctgcaggaagactGTACTGGCTTAaacaaagtgtgctgaaaaggACAATGAAGCATacaattaatgtgattaaaaatgtaataatataGAAAATCTAAGATTTCCCAAAAATATACATTGCAGTACTTGTTTTAAACAGCAGATCTCAAAACTATGAAGTATTTCTTATGCTCATGAATTATATTTTGGAAAAGTGgtatgttacatttttatggTCAAAGAATTGAAATTAAAGTGtcatatttattcattatttgaCTTCAATCTCTGTTTATCGTATACACTGAAAATCCTTAAATTGTGATATTCATCATATTTCGAGTTAAATGTATCATTGCACCCCTACTTTAGTATTTATCAATACTATAGCCTATAAAATAACAGAATGCATTTTTCTTAAACAGCTGGGACCAAAAGGTATCAGAATTTTTTAGAATCATTATTAATGTAGTTAAAAAATGCACTCCAACATCCCAAATTCAaagtagggctggacaattgATCCAAATTGAGATTAAATCGCATTATAGCCTTCTGTAATTTTCAAATAGCAGAAGTTAAATTATTTACTGAAAtgagtgtcaaaataccagtttataATTTTGTCTGCAGCAGGTGTTATGccctacacatcatgcaaaaaaatcaagtgAATTTTTATAGAATGCagtttacaaaaaatcctacttttctaatttttgtaTGGTTTTCTTAATCAGAATGAGTAAGACATGCAAATGATCACTTCCTTTGATATAGCAATTCAGTTTGAATTAATATGTGGTAACATGAGAATTAGTAATATGggccaaaaaaatcacaacaagatcattttcaaaattgttcagctctagtttaaTCCATccaatattgtgttggttataatatagaattatttattgcttgtattAGTTGGAAAATACACTGAATGAGTAActaaagattattttcccaaagtCAAAGTTGTTAttgtcttgttttgtatttattagttatttagttagtttgttgATATTTAGTTTCAAATTGTCAGCATATTTTGGATCTGCTCAATAAAAGACTCATAGATCATACTTATAATTATCAGCTTCTGTTGACCTACCAATGAATTTGTTCATTTAccaaatttactttttaaagcccTATGGGTGAACCTGAGGTCCTGAGTCCAGTATTTAGCCCTGATGCAGATGACCCCTTTGCCCTGTTAACCAGACTCTTGTCTCATTTGCATTCCAGCTGTATTTCTACATGGATGAGTGCTGTCTGCAGACAGAGacatactttattttattctaaatagTTTGCCAAAGTTTCTCACCTCCCAGCGTCCATACGTCAGCATGAAGAGACAGAAAGGGATGGCCGTCCCTGTCATGGCGTGTGTGGATGGCATGCTGTACTCAGAGTTGTAGAAGACCTCCACCTTCACCACAGGAGGAGAAGCCGGTCGGGACCAGCGGACCATGTCCTTGGTGGACTGTCCCACAAACAGGTTCCAGGCCCACACTACGATTAGTCTGCGGCTGACCAGGGCGTCGATGTTCCAGAAGAGGAATGGGAAGAAGACGATGAAGAACATCTCGTTGCCCAGCTCAGTCCCAAACGTAAACAGGTAGAAGAGGAATTTGTTGTGGATCAGGAACTCTTGACCCACATCTCCAGTCAGGGAGTTTCTCCGGAGGGGTTTCGCTCTGGCGGTGTCTGGGTCGACATTAGCCGCCGATGATGCACCATCAGGCCGGGCAGCGTTGTCACCCTGCACCCCGTTAACCTGCGCTGAGGTCGCGTCCCCAGCTGCTCCATTCCCAACCATAACATCCGAGCTTTGGATCCTCTTCCTCAGCCCGGGACAGTCCTGCTCAGACCGTCCACTGTCCGGCTTGGTCGCTTTATCCGGAAATGTCCCTTTAACACCGCATAGTTGTTGAAACCTCGCTACATGACAGGGGTCTTGTAGATTTTTACATACCTTAATAAAAGTCTTTACAAAGTCGTTCGCCATTGCTTATAATAAAGGCTAAATCGTTTAAATACAGAGCACTATTCAGCGGTAAAAGTGGAGTTTCGTGCCCATAGATTGAGTTCAGAGATAAGTGTAGCTCGGCGGTCGTTGCATTTCTCCTAACGGAATAAAAGCACGGTGATTGACGCTAACAGCTCCAACAGTCGCTACTACCTGCTGTCCGTGTTTAAAACACAGATCTTGTTCACCGGCGAGGAGATTTTGGACCGCAGCATCCAAAGTCCGTTACAGTTAACCATTACTTTAAGGTATATCCTAATGCACAGAATCACCCAGTAACTGCGTCAGGCCGTTattcctgttttcatttttcttcttccttgTCTGGCGGTTGTCTTCTTCTTTGAACATAATTGCTGTCGCTCAACGCCTAAAACAGTGAACAGCCACCTCTGCTGGACGACTTTGAAATAACAAATGAcagtaaaatacaattattaCCCAAAATGTCCTCAATTTTGTTGTGTTACAGCCTGATGGTACAGTGggaaaaataacataaataaagttttttcttttacaaatttATTATACATAAAAAACCCGAAAACACATTTGTATTATAGCCATTGCAAAAACATTGCAGCTATTTCCAgaaaaatgagagagagaattttgagattttctAACACTCTTTTTAGTCAGAAGTTTGCACATACTAAGATACTTTTTTGGAGACATGTCCTGTGGTCTGATTAAACATAAATTGAACTGTTTGGTTATAAAGTCCATCAGTAGCCTACATTTGGAGGAAAAGaaggaagcttgcaagcctgagaacaccatccaaACTGTGAAGTACGtgggtgacagcatcatgctgtgggggtgttttgctgcaggaagGACTGaggcacttcacaaaatagatagGATcttgaggaaagaacattacaTTAGAAATATTGAAGCagcatctcaagacatcagccaggaggttaaagcttgggcacaaatgggtcttccaaatggacaatgaccctaagcacactgACAAATTAGacacaaagtggcttaaggacaaCAAAATCAATGTTTTGGAGTAGCCATCACAAATGCCCAGATCTTAGTCCTATAGAAAATTTGGGGGCAAAGCTGCAGAGGCATGTGCAAGCAAGGTGGCCTACAAACCTGACTCAGTTACACCAGCtctgtcaggaggaatgggccaaagtTCTTTCTCATTATTCCAGCTTTtatcaaatataaatataaataatttgGGTAATCTAACTTACATAAAACATGGAAGgtttagtctgatttaatgtcacacagtgaggaaaaaaaggttatgtATCTTTTCACATGGTGTATGTAAAaatctggtttcaactgtaaatacatacatacatgtacATACATACAACAAACTCaagtaaaaaagtaaacaaatatTAACACAAAAGGATATGACACAAACGATCTTGAAAGGCAGTTAAACAGAAATAGACGGTAAGAAAAAACTATAGGCTATATGCCGTCTCTTTATTAATTCATTGCATTCAATTataattgttattgttgttgttatgtCTTATTTCCTCTCCTTTTCCCTTCAAGTTTTTGTGAACCCCCTATCATCCACTGGTGAGTCCACAGGGTGTCGAAACCCCACTTTGAAATACACAGCACTAACcctttatttcaaataaaaacgtTCAAATCAGCGCAATGTTCATTAAATCAAGAGTTCGCTTAAAAACGCAGAGACAATAACACCGGAAACACAATTGCTGGTCCTTCAAAATAGTAGTAGTCTACAAcagaaaatttgcataaaatgaaatatcttCCTTAAGACAAAATGTCAGAAGATATATTCCTTAAAAAGTCCATCAATTGAGTGAATAATTGAGACAAATGCTCTTTCCGAGTTTAGCTTCCTGTTTCGTTAGCTGTTGAGGCTGCACAAGGCTGTGACAGTGAGGACCATGTCTGTAAATGTGATGTACAAGACAttttgatgatgataataataacgaTAGAAAAAAAGCACGTGCTCTAGATTACAGAACTATGGCCCATTTGTCGTTAAGTTGAATGTACACGGAAAAAACGTCACATTCTATATTGAGGCTTTTAATTTTACAACCTTATCCTGGAGGTTCCTCTCTGAACATGGCCACCTTGACTCTTGTGTGGAAGCTTGGCTCGCGCAAAGAGCTCAATTGAAGAGAGTAGGCTCGTTATAAACATCAGCAGGAGCACCGAGCAGCTGTGAGTGTCTGCCCTGAACCCTCACCATGCATGGAGGGAAGAGAGGACTGGTGGCTCCGCAAAACACTTTTCTGGAAAATATCGTCCGGCGCTCCAGCGGTgagttttattctgaaaggggaaatattaatttttttttaatttccatgtACTGTATATCGAGATGCCACACAGCACAGGCTGCACGAGACGCTAAAGTTAACCAACAGTGGTAATCACTGCTTTAGCTGGAAGCAGCATAAAGTgacaatatgatataatactattgccacttttctttttaaattacaaCTAGACCACTTTACACTGCAACAAATGACGCTCTCATGTATAGATTCCACGGttttatacacaaaaaagagacttttttggttgggtgatttttttttttaaacaaacaaatctaaaaacacagatcaataaataaattaatcacAAGCCTTGTTAGAGTCAGAAATAGTGTGTTTAAATAACCTAAAAGTGTAAATGATGGACTAGATAATCACACAAGTGGTTCTGATAAaagttaaattatttattttctaaaatcaaaattttcatCTAAACATAAACTCTATAACAACAACTCTGACATCAATCTTTTCAAGGATTAGATTGGCAGTAAACTTAAAGTTTTCCCTACAgatttctgccaaattttgtGTTCAAACTTCTAATTTGTTATTAAATTGATGTAGGAGAAATTGCAGATTGCTTAAGTTTGTGAAACTTGCAAGGtttcaattttcatttttttagcttatattagtatgttaatgttaatgtatATAGCATAATGCCTGAAAAAACGgcatattttaaagataaaGGAACATGCATTAAAGGAGAATATCTAACCTCAGTTAAACCAATTTTGTCCGTTACCATCATGTGAAACCCAGTCATTATTTTCTGCGTCTCTCAGACCTTGGAACACTGAAAAAGCTTGCAGAGTGGACTCATTTGTTGGAACATAAACTCATCTGACATCTGAGCATTAAATTTAAGTTTAGCTTCCTCTAAACTGTAGCATAGCTGGAGAACTTAGCCACtctttattaatattttattcacatcaaGACTGgaacataaacattttatcAACAGCTATTCTGCCCGCTGACTCGTCTGTTTACCTCTGTTTACAgcttctttaaatattaatgctCTTGTTTTCATCATATATTGTTTCATgattgtttcttttcttttagcaAAGCTAGCTTTTAAGTAAATTAAACAACTACACTGAATATTTCAGGCGCAATGTCAAAAAAGTGATGCAATATCATGATGCTGGTCAGCAGGATATACAGAAGTCtgtaaagaaaacatcaaaatatcaGATTCAACTAATGAATTAGTCCTcacagaa encodes the following:
- the LOC121521592 gene encoding sphingosine-1-phosphate phosphatase 1-like, translating into MANDFVKTFIKVCKNLQDPCHVARFQQLCGVKGTFPDKATKPDSGRSEQDCPGLRKRIQSSDVMVGNGAAGDATSAQVNGVQGDNAARPDGASSAANVDPDTARAKPLRRNSLTGDVGQEFLIHNKFLFYLFTFGTELGNEMFFIVFFPFLFWNIDALVSRRLIVVWAWNLFVGQSTKDMVRWSRPASPPVVKVEVFYNSEYSMPSTHAMTGTAIPFCLFMLTYGRWEYSFLFGLSVALSWSVLVCVSRVYMGMHSILEVITGFLYSLLILAFFHPILDKIDNFYMTNHYAPLVIIMSHVSLGLVAFSLDSWSTSRGDTAQALGTGAGAALASHVNHHLGLILDPPLSSLPLTLPPLSISMVALSLLRFVIGVAVILITRMIMKALTIPLLCRLFGLPSDDVRQARQHMKVELPYRYIVYSVVALSCISVVPLLFRILNLA